A genome region from Ctenopharyngodon idella isolate HZGC_01 chromosome 5, HZGC01, whole genome shotgun sequence includes the following:
- the isg15 gene encoding ubiquitin-like protein ISG15, protein MELKIKLLNGDVRSLEVRDNATVGELKQLISHHFNVPPNRQKLSGENGHRISLEDDSRSLSSYGLHSDSVVMLLITNPGPFQVFVINEKGQTKTFDVDVNETVDQLQTKIFQKERVPKDQQRLIYSGIQLEAGKKLQDYNITSGSTIHMTLRLRGG, encoded by the coding sequence ATGgaactgaaaataaaactgttGAACGGAGATGTGAGGTCGCTGGAGGTGAGAGATAATGCCACAGTTGGCGAACTCAAGCAGCTCATTTCTCATCACTTCAATGTGCCTCCTAACAGACAGAAGCTTTCTGGCGAAAACGGTCACCGTATCAGCCTTGAGGATGATTCCAGAAGCCTCAGCAGTTACGGTTTGCACTCGGACTCAGTGGTGATGCTGCTCATCACGAACCCTGGACCTTTTCAAGTGTTCGTCATTAACGAGAAGGGCCAGACCAAAACCTTTGATGTTGATGTCAACGAGACCGTAGATCAGCTCCAGACTAAGATCTTCCAGAAAGAGAGAGTCCCCAAGGATCAGCAGCGACTGATTTACAGCGGCATACAACTGGAGGCTGGCAAGAAGTTGCAAGACTACAACATCACATCTGGAAGCACCATTCACATGACTCTCCGTCTCCGAGGTGGTTAA